The following are encoded in a window of Heterodontus francisci isolate sHetFra1 chromosome 2, sHetFra1.hap1, whole genome shotgun sequence genomic DNA:
- the btd gene encoding biotinidase, with the protein METFCLSWLLLVWQCSVIPAFGLDVYTAAVYEHATVLKPNSMIPTTRQAALRHMRENLDIYQEQVHAAHELGVKIIVFPEDGLNGFDFNRDTILPYLEPIPDPTVVKWNPCLHPTAFNNTEVLYQLSCMARNSNMYLIANMGEKQICEHNDPGCPQDGRYQFNTDVIFDAEGALIAKYQKWNLYFEVAFDKPKAVEHVIFNTPFAGRFGIFTCFDLLFYEPAVSLIEHYGVKQIVFPTAWMNQLPLLSAVMFQQAFATAFGINLLAANQHHPESNMTGSGIYTPSDSFYYYNMNSSKGKLLVAKVPIITPSKIHSQELSKSQMTSAFFQRNISIEPSVLESQKGRVKQEEIGPLESSIGSRMDGPGDIFYALMMYDNYTFISLTGMEGNLQVCSNTLCCHVTYERGHTTSNLYALGAFDGLHTVHGTYYLQVCALVKCAGSSDDTCGQSVTTASDIIDFKLWGKFGTHHIYTEILASEMKLYRADTKGWDNNIFYMTKKRMSAGLVTAALYGRWYEKD; encoded by the exons ATGGAGACATTTTGCTTGAGCTGGTTGTTGTTGGTGTGGCAGTGCTCTGTGATCCCAGCATTTGGGCTGGATGTTTACACTGCGGCGGTCTATGAACATGCAACAGTGCTGAAACCAAATTCGATGATCCCTACAACACGTCAGGCGGCACTGAGGCATATGAGGGAAAACCTGGACATCTACCAAGAACAAGTGCATGCAGCACACGAGCTG GGAGTTAAGATAATTGTATTTCCAGAGGATGGTCTCAATGGCTTTGACTTCAACAGAGATACTATTCTTCCATATTTGGAGCCTATTCCAGATCCTACTGTTGTTAAATGGAATCCTTGTCTGCATCCAACAGCATTTAATAATACAGAG GTCCTTTATCAACTGAGCTGTATGGCAAGAAACAGCAATATGTACTTGATAGCAAACATGGGGGAAAAACAAATCTGTGAGCACAATGATCCTGggtgtccacaggatggaagatatcAGTTTAATACAGATGTGATTTTTGATGCTGAAGGTGCTCTCATAGCTAAATACCAGAAATGGAACCTTTACTTTGAAGTTGCTTTTGACAAACCTAAGGCGGTGGAACATGTTATCTTTAATACACCTTTTGCTGGAAGATTTGGCATCTTTACTTGCTTTGATTTATTGTTCTATGAGCCAGCAGTAAGTTTGATTGAGCATTATGGTGTAAAACAAATAGTGTTTCCCACAGCCTGGATGAACCAGCTCCCACTCTTATCTGCAGTCATGTTTCAGCAAGCATTTGCAACTGCATTCGGCATCAATCTTCTTGCAGCCAATCAGCATCATCCTGAAAGCAATATGACAGGAAGTGGTATCTATACTCCTTCTGATTCCTTCTATTACTACAACATGAACAGCAGCAAAGGAAAACTTCTTGTGGCCAAGGTTCCCATAATTACACCCAGCAAAATCCACAGCCAAGAACTGTCTAAGTCTCAGATGACATCTGCATTTTTTCAGAGGAACATTTCCATTGAACCTTCTGTCCTTGAGTCACAGAAGGGGAGAGTAAAACAGGAAGAAATTGGCCCATTGGAAAGTTCAATAGGGTCCCGCATGGATGGTCCTGGTGATATTTTCTATGCTTTGATGATGTATGATAATTATACTTTTATCTCTTTGACAGGCATGGAAGGTAACCTGCAAGTGTGTTCCAATACCCTCTGTTGCCATGTAACCTATGAACGTGGCCACACAACCAGTAATCTGTATGCTTTAGGAGCCTTTGATGGGCTTCACACAGTACATGGTACCTACTACCTGCAAGTGTGTGCCTTGGTGAAGTGTGCAGGCTCTAGCGATGACACTTGTGGACAAAGCGTTACAACTGCATCCGACATCATAGACTTTAAGTTGTGGGGGAAATTTGGCACACACCATATTTATACAGAAATACTGGCTTCTGAGATGAAACTTTATCGTGCAGATACCAAAGGGTGGGATAACAATATTTTTTATATGACTAAGAAGAGGATGTCAGCAGGTCTTGTGACTGCAGCACTCTATGGAAGATGGTATGAAAAAGATTAG